From the genome of Oxyura jamaicensis isolate SHBP4307 breed ruddy duck chromosome 2, BPBGC_Ojam_1.0, whole genome shotgun sequence, one region includes:
- the PLCL2 gene encoding inactive phospholipase C-like protein 2 isoform X2: MAERGGGGGGGLPASPGPLRGKVACRAGDGDGGGGGGGGGRSRFDSAGGRVSNGDCAPLGAGEEPGSAPPGSPESGGKEKGAPGGLQREGKPGIPRRSSIIKDGTKQKRERKKTVSFSSMPTEKKISSASDCINAMVEGSELKKIRSNSRVYHRYFLLDADMQSLRWEPSKKDSEKAKIDIKSIKEVRTGKNTDIFRSNGIYDQISEDCAFSIIYGENYESLDLVANSADIANVWVTGLRYLISYGKHTLDMIESTQDNMRTSWLSQMFSESDVDNLGHIPLCTAVQFIKDLNPGLKTNKIELKFKELHRSKEKTGTEVTKEEFIEVFHELCTRPEIYFLLVQFSSNKEFLDTKDLMMFLEAEQGMAHVTEEISLEIIQKYEPAKEGQEKGWLSIDGFTNYLTSPDCHIFDPEHKKVCQDMKQPLSHYFINSSHNTYLIEDQFRGPSDITGYIRALKMGCRSVELDVWDGPDNEPVIYTGHTMTSQIVFRSVIDIINKYAFFASEYPLILCLENHCSIKQQKVMVQHMKKILGDKLHTQSPNIEDSYLPSPESLKGKILIKAKKLSSNCSGLEGDVTDEDEGAEMSQRVGKEGVEQQNSLTGKRFQLCKELSELVSICKSVQFKEFQVSFQLQKYWEVCSFNEVLASKYANENPGDFVNYNKRFLARVFPSPMRIDSSNMNPQDFWKCGCQIVAMNFQTPGLMMDLNIGWFRQNGNCGYVLRPAIMREEVSFFSANTKDTVPGVSPQLLHIKIISGQNFPKPKGSGAKGDVVDPYVYVEIHGIPADCAEQRTKTMHQNGDNPIFDESFEFQINLPELAMVRFVVLDDDYIGDEFIGQYTIPFECLQTGYRHVPLQSLTGEMLAHASLFVHVAITNRRGGGKPHKRGLSVRKGKKSREYASVRTLWIKTIDEVFKNALQPIRDATDLRENMQNAVVSFKELCGLSPVANLMQCILAVSTRLVGPDNTPLVVLNLNDQYPTMELQGIVPEVLKKIVTAYDMLPLCDTSACTLLVSSHPSLISAAD, from the exons GATGGTACGAAACAAAAGCGAGAACGGAAAAAGACTGTGTCGTTTAGCAGTATGCCAACTGAGAAGAAGATCAGCAGTGCAAGTGACTGTATAAATGCGATGGTTGAAGGCTCTGAGCTCAAAAAGATTCGATCCAACTCTAGGGTGTATCACCGATACTTCCTTTTAGATGCGGATATGCAATCTCTACGCTGGGAACCTTCAAAAAAGgattctgaaaaagcaaagattGATATTAAATCAATCAAAGAagtaagaacaggaaaaaatacagatatttttcgCAGCAATGGAATATATGACCAGATATCAGAAGACTGTGCATTTTCAATTATATATGGAGAAAACTATGAGTCTCTAGATCTTGTTGCTAACTCAGCAGATATTGCAAATGTTTGGGTTACTGGCTTAAGATACCTGATTTCTTATGGAAAACATACTTTAGATATGATAGAAAGTACTCAAGATAATATGCGGACTTCATGGCTTTCACAAATGTTCAGTGAATCAGATGTAGATAATTTGGGACATATACCCCTCTGTACCGCTGTGCAGTTTATAAAAGACTTAAATCCtggtttgaaaacaaataaaattgaacTAAAATTCAAGGAGTTACATAGATCAAAGGAAAAAACTGGTACTGAAGTAACAAAAGAAGAGTTTATTGAAGTTTTTCATGAGCTTTGTACCCGAcctgaaatatatttcctcTTGGTTCAGTTTTCAAGCAATAAAGAATTTCTAGATACCAAGGACCTTATGATGTTTTTAGAAGCAGAACAGGGTATGGCACATGTCACGGAAGAAATAAGCCttgaaattattcagaaatatgAGCCAGCCAAAGAGGGCCAGGAAAAAGGTTGGCTGTCTATAGATGGGTTTACAAATTACCTTacttcaccagactgccacATATTTGATCCAGAACATAAAAAAGTTTGTCAAGACATGAAACAGCCGTTAtctcattattttataaattcatCTCATAATACATACTTGATAGAGGATCAGTTTCGAGGGCCTTCTGATATCACAGGTTATATTCGCGCTCTTAAAATGGGTTGTCGAAGTGTTGAACTGGATGTGTGGGACGGTCCAGATAATGAGCCTGTGATTTACACAGGCCATACAATGACATCACAGATTGTCTTCCGTAGTGTGATTGACATTATTAACAAGTATGCATTTTTTGCTTCAGAATATCCTCTTATTTTGTGTTTAGAAAATCATTGTTCTATTAAGCAGCAGAAAGTGATGGTACAacacatgaagaaaattttGGGGGACAAACTACATACACAGTCTCCAAACATTGAAGACTCTTATCTTCCATCACCAGAATCACTTAAAGGGAAAATACTAATTAAAGCAAAGAAGCTGTCCTCTAATTGTTCTGGACTAGAGGGAGATGTTACAGATGAAGATGAAGGAGCAGAAATGTCACAGAGAGTGGGGAAAGAGGGTGTAGAACAACAAAACTCTTTGACTGGGAAACGATTTCAGCTCTGCAAAGAACTCTCCGAGTTGGTAAGCATATGTAAATCAGTTCAGTTCAAAGAGTTTCAAGTTTCATTTCAGCTCCAGAAGTACTGGGAAGTGTGCTCATTTAATGAAGTGCTTGCTAGCAAATACGCCAATGAAAACCCAGGGGACTTTGTAAATTATAACAAACGTTTTCTTGCCAGAGTTTTTCCCAGTCCTATGAGGATTGACTCAAGTAATATGAATCCCCAGGATTTTTGGAAATGCGGTTGTCAGATAGTAGCCATGAACTTTCAAACACCTGGCCTAATGATGGATCTTAACATCGGTTGGTTTCGACAAAATGGAAACTGTGGCTATGTCCTTCGTCCTGCTATCATGAGAGAAGAAGTATCCTTCTTTAGTGCAAATACAAAAGACACTGTGCCTGGAGTCTCACCTCAGctgcttcatattaaaataattagtgGGCAAAACTTTCCTAAACCCAAAGGATCAGGTGCCAAAGGTGATGTTGTGGATCCTTATGTCTATGTCGAAATACATGGAATCCCTGCAGACTGTGCAGAGCAAAGGACAAAAACTATGCACCAGAATGGGGACAATCCAATTTTTGATGAAagttttgaatttcaaataaatttaccAGAACTAGCAATGGTGCGTTTTGTAGTACTGGATGATGATTACATTGGGGATGAGTTTATCGGGCAATACACTATTCCCTTTGAGTGTCTACAGACTGGTTATCGGCATGTTCCTCTGCAATCTTTAACTGGTGAAATGTTGGCACATGCTTCCTTGTTCGTGCATGTGGCCATTACTAATCGAAGGGGTGGTGGGAAACCTCATAAGCGGGGCCTCTCTGTGAGGAAGGGCAAGAAATCAAGGGAGTATGCTTCTGTGAGAACATTGTGGATTAAAACAATAGATGAAGTGTTCAAGAATGCTCTCCAACCTATACGGGATGCCACGGATTTGAGAGAAAATATGCAG aATGCAGTAGTGTCATTCAAAGAATTATGTGGCCTCTCTCCTGTAGCAAATCTTATGCAGTGCATTTTGGCAGTGTCTACGCGCTTGGTCGGGCCTGATAATACACCCTTGGTAGTACTGAATCTCAATGATCAGTATCCGACTATGGAGCTCCAAGGGATTGTTCCAGAGGTCTTGAAAAAGATCGTAACAGCATATGACATG CTTCCTTTATGTGATACTTCAGCATGCACTCTGTTGGTGTCATCACACCCATCACTGATCAGTGCTGCAGACTGA